A window of the Candidatus Jettenia caeni genome harbors these coding sequences:
- a CDS encoding UDP-3-O-[3-hydroxymyristoyl] N-acetylglucosamine deacetylase: MDNRQKTIEQEIEYSGVGLFRGESTKLRFKPAPLNSGIYFVRVDMPGRPRIPAHVCSLSSNYKRIFLKQKEAEVECVEHLMAALAGLGVDNIEIEINGREIPCADGSAKLFLEILKKAGIVVLGGKKKLYIVTDPIIVQNGNASVMALPYEKGLIFSYTLDFDGSFIPQQTYDIEFTQDNFCREIAPARTFGLSTNVEEFKLLGLGKGITDFNSVIVHKDGKITRPISMEPAELRFPNEFVRHKILDLVGDLYLANVVIQGHIVAHRSGHSLNVQMAEKIAQGVLDLENMVAHSDILKT; encoded by the coding sequence GTGGATAACAGACAAAAGACAATTGAACAAGAAATAGAGTACTCTGGTGTAGGGTTGTTTCGGGGGGAAAGTACAAAGCTTCGTTTTAAGCCAGCACCGTTAAATTCGGGTATATATTTTGTTCGTGTAGATATGCCTGGCAGACCCAGAATTCCTGCTCATGTTTGTTCCTTATCGAGTAATTATAAACGTATATTTCTGAAACAGAAAGAGGCTGAGGTTGAGTGCGTAGAGCATCTTATGGCGGCATTAGCAGGTTTAGGCGTAGATAATATAGAGATTGAAATTAACGGTCGGGAAATTCCTTGTGCTGATGGAAGCGCTAAGCTATTTTTAGAAATTCTCAAAAAAGCAGGGATTGTTGTGCTCGGCGGTAAAAAGAAACTCTATATCGTAACAGATCCAATCATTGTGCAGAATGGGAATGCAAGTGTTATGGCGCTGCCGTATGAAAAAGGTTTGATATTTTCTTATACCCTTGATTTTGATGGCTCTTTTATCCCTCAGCAAACATACGATATTGAATTTACGCAGGATAACTTTTGCAGGGAGATCGCGCCAGCAAGGACATTTGGCTTAAGCACCAATGTCGAAGAATTTAAATTGCTTGGTTTGGGGAAAGGGATTACCGATTTTAACAGCGTCATTGTGCATAAAGATGGCAAGATAACAAGACCCATTTCTATGGAACCTGCGGAATTACGGTTCCCCAATGAGTTTGTAAGGCATAAAATCTTAGACCTTGTGGGGGATCTTTACCTTGCTAATGTAGTAATTCAAGGCCATATTGTTGCGCACAGATCTGGTCACTCCCTCAATGTTCAGATGGCAGAAAAGATTGCACAAGGGGTGCTTGATTTAGAGAATATGGTTGCTCATAGTGACATTTTAAAAACATAA
- a CDS encoding acyl-(acyl-carrier-protein)--UDP-N-acetylglucosamine O-acyltransferase: protein MRIHKSAIVHPDAVLGNDVEIGPFSVIGASVTIGDGTIIKNHVTITGNTTIGKNTIIHPNAVLGAEPQDLKYHGECTSLFLGNNNVVREGVTINIGTAVGGGKTVIGDSNFFMAYAHIAHDCIIEDNVLLANGVLLGGHVIIERGAKLMGLVGIQPFVTIGRYAYVGGHTRIVQDVPPYVIIEGHPAKIRQVNVIGLEREGFKKEQVDEIKKAFRTLFRRNESGRNKNLEMLEKQKDISSEVSYLITFLRNSDKGKFGRYREAFRYSSCNDKLNTTSDPEEDKKEAGLPIYKSKMF from the coding sequence ATGAGAATTCATAAGTCTGCTATTGTGCATCCGGATGCTGTTTTAGGTAATGATGTTGAAATCGGGCCTTTTTCAGTTATAGGAGCAAGTGTTACTATTGGAGATGGAACGATTATTAAGAATCATGTCACCATTACAGGAAATACCACGATAGGGAAAAACACTATTATCCATCCCAACGCAGTTTTGGGCGCCGAACCGCAAGATCTTAAATACCATGGTGAATGTACCTCTCTTTTTCTGGGAAATAATAACGTAGTTCGGGAGGGTGTGACCATTAATATAGGTACAGCAGTCGGGGGAGGAAAGACCGTAATTGGCGATAGTAACTTCTTTATGGCGTATGCACATATTGCCCATGATTGTATCATAGAAGATAATGTTCTTCTGGCGAACGGAGTATTACTCGGTGGGCATGTTATTATTGAAAGAGGCGCAAAATTAATGGGCCTTGTTGGCATACAGCCTTTTGTAACTATTGGACGGTATGCCTATGTGGGAGGTCATACCCGAATTGTTCAGGATGTGCCACCATATGTAATTATTGAGGGTCATCCCGCAAAGATCCGACAAGTGAATGTCATTGGGCTGGAGAGGGAAGGTTTTAAGAAAGAGCAAGTTGACGAAATCAAAAAGGCATTTCGGACATTGTTTCGCAGGAATGAATCAGGCAGGAATAAAAATTTAGAAATGTTGGAAAAGCAAAAAGATATCTCCTCTGAGGTCAGTTATCTGATTACTTTCCTGAGAAATTCTGATAAAGGCAAGTTTGGAAGATATCGGGAGGCATTCCGATATTCATCATGTAACGATAAATTAAATACTACATCTGATCCGGAAGAAGATAAAAAAGAGGCCGGGTTGCCGATATACAAATCTAAAATGTTTTAG
- a CDS encoding putative oxidoreductase, with translation MRRLKIAVVGVGHLGKEHARVCAELPGVELVGVVDIHTGQAEKIAQLHNTCYFTNYKDIIGKVSAVSIAVPTKSHYAIAKEFLQNGIHVMIEKPMTGTIPEAKELIHISKAKGVILQAGYIERFNPAIAAIKKFSINPKFIECHRLSPFTFRSADIGVVLDLMIHDIDIILHITGSKVKKFDAVGVNVISDKEDIANVRLQFENGCVANITASRVSLTPMRKMRLFSEDSYISVDYQKKDALLYKKSPKLTLKALNVSEMDVSTIADLKSYVFGDLLKIEHIKMDDYEPLKKELESFVNCIVEHKEPLVSGEEGLKAIEVANDIVCEIERNLKLAHMPSMEDEL, from the coding sequence ATGCGGAGATTAAAAATTGCAGTTGTTGGTGTTGGGCATTTAGGGAAAGAGCATGCAAGGGTATGCGCCGAACTGCCCGGAGTAGAGCTGGTTGGCGTAGTCGATATACACACTGGTCAGGCAGAGAAAATTGCCCAACTGCACAATACGTGTTATTTTACAAATTATAAGGACATAATCGGTAAGGTTTCGGCCGTAAGTATCGCGGTGCCTACGAAATCACACTATGCTATTGCAAAGGAATTTCTGCAGAATGGCATACATGTTATGATCGAAAAGCCAATGACGGGGACAATACCTGAGGCGAAGGAATTAATACATATCAGTAAAGCAAAGGGCGTGATACTTCAGGCAGGATATATTGAACGATTTAATCCTGCTATAGCTGCGATTAAAAAATTTTCTATTAATCCAAAATTTATTGAATGTCATCGTCTAAGCCCATTTACCTTCCGTTCGGCAGATATTGGTGTGGTATTAGATCTGATGATACATGATATTGATATCATTTTACATATCACAGGTTCTAAAGTAAAGAAATTCGATGCTGTAGGAGTAAATGTTATCTCCGATAAAGAGGATATAGCGAATGTTCGTCTTCAGTTTGAAAACGGATGCGTGGCAAATATAACAGCAAGCCGCGTCTCTCTTACCCCTATGCGTAAAATGAGATTATTCTCTGAGGATTCATATATTTCTGTTGATTATCAGAAAAAGGATGCGTTACTATATAAAAAATCACCTAAATTAACCTTAAAGGCATTGAATGTCTCTGAGATGGATGTTTCTACTATCGCAGATCTGAAAAGTTATGTATTTGGCGACCTGTTAAAGATAGAACATATCAAGATGGATGACTATGAACCGCTCAAAAAAGAGCTGGAATCTTTTGTGAATTGTATTGTAGAGCATAAAGAGCCTCTTGTTTCAGGTGAAGAAGGCTTAAAAGCTATAGAGGTCGCAAACGATATTGTATGCGAGATAGAAAGAAATCTTAAGCTGGCCCATATGCCAAGTATGGAGGACGAATTATGA
- a CDS encoding Fe-S oxidoreductase: protein MTSFDFLHIDAEIIGGRVVGKAGGVLGKMLQPYVDQFFEKINSLKVIAKKNGMQVYNLYNPPFPSQAGMRFLERKLRMMLSKMAFPVTANLAITHKCQCQCIHCSADPFIDPAKKELTVGEIKKVVDGALDLGASLVIYVGGEPLLREELYELIHYVDKTKAIPMIFTNGLLLTEENVRKLANAGLFSLNISIDSSEPELHNEFRAVPGCYQKAFEGAERCRRAGILTGISTYATGESIKTGKVEKLLKIAQDQGFSEVTIFDCIPSGRFLKDTSKILTAEDRKQLIALTKKYHEMDHPMGINCMSIINSPRGVGCYGAQSQFYMTAYGDINPCDFNPINFGNVREMSIQEIWKKMVTHPDFSKRYPTCRMQSKAYRKKYIDPLPKDVRLPVKIEDIAPVELAEQETNLAGVH from the coding sequence ATGACATCATTTGATTTTCTGCATATCGATGCTGAAATTATTGGAGGAAGGGTTGTTGGGAAGGCAGGAGGGGTGCTGGGCAAGATGTTACAGCCCTATGTAGATCAATTTTTTGAAAAGATCAATTCCTTAAAAGTAATTGCAAAAAAGAATGGAATGCAGGTATATAATCTCTATAATCCGCCATTCCCCAGTCAGGCAGGAATGAGATTCCTGGAAAGAAAGTTAAGAATGATGCTCTCTAAAATGGCATTCCCTGTCACCGCTAATTTAGCCATAACGCATAAATGCCAGTGCCAGTGTATTCACTGCAGTGCAGACCCATTTATTGACCCTGCCAAGAAAGAGCTTACGGTCGGGGAGATAAAAAAAGTTGTTGATGGCGCACTAGACCTTGGCGCAAGTCTGGTTATTTATGTGGGCGGAGAGCCTTTGCTTCGCGAAGAGCTTTACGAACTCATTCATTATGTAGATAAGACCAAAGCTATTCCTATGATATTTACGAACGGATTGCTTCTGACGGAAGAGAATGTCCGGAAGCTTGCCAATGCAGGCTTATTCTCGCTCAATATTTCTATAGATAGCAGTGAACCTGAACTCCACAATGAGTTCAGGGCGGTACCCGGTTGTTACCAAAAAGCATTTGAAGGAGCTGAACGCTGCCGGAGAGCTGGCATCTTAACAGGTATTTCTACCTATGCGACCGGCGAAAGTATCAAGACAGGGAAGGTCGAAAAGCTTTTAAAGATCGCACAGGATCAGGGTTTTTCAGAGGTTACTATTTTTGATTGCATACCTTCAGGCCGGTTCTTAAAAGATACATCAAAAATACTGACAGCGGAAGACCGGAAACAATTGATTGCGCTTACAAAGAAATATCATGAGATGGATCATCCTATGGGGATCAATTGCATGTCAATTATTAATTCTCCAAGGGGAGTGGGTTGCTATGGAGCACAATCGCAATTTTATATGACAGCATATGGCGATATCAATCCCTGTGATTTCAACCCGATTAATTTCGGAAATGTACGTGAGATGTCTATTCAGGAAATATGGAAAAAGATGGTCACGCATCCGGATTTTAGCAAGAGATATCCTACATGCCGGATGCAAAGTAAGGCATACCGAAAGAAGTATATTGATCCACTTCCGAAAGATGTAAGACTACCGGTAAAAATAGAAGATATCGCGCCTGTTGAACTGGCGGAACAGGAGACTAATCTTGCAGGAGTTCATTAG
- a CDS encoding hydroxylamine oxidoreductase, with protein sequence MIKEVRCIVSIIMMALFVCVGFGCKNTSARKAEAVTAPKITKETIEKPSVTQAVQEPVVAQPKAEVKKEEAKQEAPVPEEQEERKESHAGCPSKQEEMASHPKDTRTIQEIISQITGEKIGPDNSGDLYHNGLTATYTGPKEVFPGEGKFGKLFSFLPIIRWYDPDHYYTPNMAVSGEFRHEECVMCHTVQTPGIVAQWKKSKHASTEKGVVGCDKCHGNNHQQLYMPSWRHCGECHPEQQSGHRDGKLGSHAYAFHVNVVETPWQIAKPAEEVTACATCHGIAENRCDGCHTRHDFSLAEARKPNNCGICHTGLDHYEYEMYRESYHGMIYESEQHTWDWTKPLKPANYKTPTCAFCHMKDGEHNAQKASTIYSHMGTSLVDRGAPKFKEERQNWINTCKGCHSPRFAADQLNAMDEAVKLSFTKWREAMKVVMDLYNDGMLDPMPNDLAPDYAGHYTFSLLGGEGRMYNVSDIERTSFEMLVYVTNAVYKAMAHGAMYGATYGKGAFLQDRWLVQVKSEASRLRRLRALEDKVGIKHKAYDFWKHGEYTDLLLGWRRKPGDVDKSACKHEGENCLVD encoded by the coding sequence ATGATCAAAGAAGTAAGATGTATCGTCTCTATAATAATGATGGCTCTGTTTGTCTGTGTCGGTTTTGGCTGCAAAAATACGAGTGCGAGAAAAGCAGAAGCTGTTACCGCGCCCAAAATAACGAAAGAGACAATAGAAAAGCCGTCAGTTACTCAAGCTGTTCAGGAACCAGTTGTTGCTCAGCCGAAGGCAGAAGTAAAAAAGGAAGAAGCAAAACAAGAAGCTCCTGTCCCTGAGGAGCAGGAGGAGCGTAAAGAATCGCATGCCGGTTGCCCATCAAAACAGGAAGAAATGGCTTCTCATCCAAAAGATACGAGGACAATTCAGGAAATTATTTCTCAGATAACAGGGGAAAAAATAGGCCCTGATAACTCTGGCGATCTCTACCATAACGGATTGACAGCAACCTATACAGGACCAAAAGAGGTATTCCCCGGTGAAGGTAAATTCGGGAAGCTATTCAGCTTTTTGCCTATTATAAGGTGGTATGATCCGGACCATTATTATACACCGAATATGGCAGTTTCCGGAGAGTTTAGACACGAAGAATGTGTTATGTGCCATACGGTGCAAACGCCGGGTATTGTTGCACAGTGGAAGAAAAGCAAGCATGCATCAACGGAAAAGGGTGTGGTGGGATGTGATAAATGCCACGGGAACAATCATCAGCAGCTCTACATGCCTTCCTGGCGACACTGCGGTGAATGTCATCCGGAGCAGCAATCAGGCCATCGTGATGGTAAGTTAGGCTCGCACGCATATGCGTTTCACGTAAATGTAGTAGAGACTCCGTGGCAGATAGCAAAACCGGCAGAAGAGGTAACCGCCTGTGCGACGTGCCATGGTATAGCTGAAAATCGGTGTGATGGATGCCACACAAGACACGACTTCTCTCTGGCAGAGGCAAGAAAGCCCAATAACTGCGGTATCTGTCATACAGGCTTGGACCACTATGAGTATGAGATGTACCGGGAATCATACCACGGGATGATTTATGAATCTGAACAACATACCTGGGATTGGACGAAGCCTCTGAAACCGGCAAACTATAAGACCCCTACCTGTGCATTTTGTCATATGAAAGATGGTGAACACAACGCACAGAAGGCGTCTACCATCTACAGTCATATGGGTACATCTCTGGTAGACCGGGGAGCGCCGAAATTTAAAGAGGAGAGACAAAATTGGATTAATACCTGTAAGGGATGTCACTCACCCAGATTTGCGGCAGATCAGCTAAATGCTATGGATGAGGCCGTAAAGCTCAGTTTTACCAAATGGCGTGAAGCTATGAAGGTCGTAATGGATCTCTACAATGATGGTATGCTGGATCCCATGCCAAACGATTTGGCGCCCGACTATGCAGGGCATTATACCTTTAGTCTGTTAGGTGGCGAGGGAAGAATGTATAACGTTTCCGACATAGAGCGAACCTCCTTTGAGATGCTTGTCTATGTAACCAATGCCGTGTACAAGGCGATGGCGCATGGCGCTATGTATGGCGCTACTTACGGGAAAGGCGCTTTTCTGCAGGATCGTTGGCTTGTTCAGGTGAAGAGCGAGGCCAGCCGGTTAAGAAGATTAAGGGCGCTGGAAGATAAGGTAGGCATAAAACATAAAGCATATGATTTCTGGAAGCACGGCGAGTATACCGATTTACTCTTGGGCTGGAGAAGAAAGCCAGGCGATGTAGATAAATCAGCTTGTAAACATGAGGGTGAAAATTGTCTGGTTGATTAA
- a CDS encoding pyruvate kinase, with translation MIDYFSRTKIVCTIGPACSSASMIEGLIHAGMDVARLNFSHGTLSEHEATIKNIRLVSQQLNRPIAILQDLSGPKVRIKSLYKDAITLNADDVFTLTSKDVEGNEKIASITYTCLPDIVFPGDTIFLCDGEIELRVVSKNSTDIICQVIVGGILPSGKGINIPKRSLPIPSLTEKDKSDLEFGIEHDVDYVALSFVKNKDDILELKEIIRAKNRDIPVIAKIEKHEALNNLEDIIKTADAIMVARGDLGVEIPLEQVPLAQKKIIHLANSYCKPVITATQMLGSMVTNYRPTRAEVTDVANAIFDGSDAVMLSEETAKGRYPIASVIMLSKIANEIEPALVRKENFETLRIPDSPITVPDAISIATCQVSNNLNTKVIITATQTGSTARFISKYRPKQHILAVTTSLHTYRRLALVWGVTPIVTEPIQNTDDMMKKSIEAAKQAGYIKEGEMIAFTGGVPIWKPGSTNLLRVF, from the coding sequence ATGATAGATTATTTTTCAAGAACAAAGATTGTATGCACTATTGGACCTGCTTGTAGCTCCGCATCCATGATTGAGGGTTTGATCCATGCGGGCATGGATGTTGCACGGTTAAATTTCTCTCATGGAACCCTATCGGAACATGAGGCTACTATTAAGAATATACGCCTCGTTTCTCAGCAACTCAACAGGCCAATTGCTATCCTTCAAGATCTATCAGGGCCAAAGGTTAGAATAAAATCTCTCTATAAAGATGCAATTACCTTGAACGCTGACGATGTATTTACCCTCACCAGCAAGGACGTGGAAGGAAATGAAAAAATAGCATCAATTACCTATACGTGTTTACCGGACATCGTTTTCCCTGGCGATACTATCTTTCTCTGTGATGGCGAAATAGAATTAAGGGTCGTCAGTAAAAATAGTACGGACATTATCTGTCAGGTTATTGTCGGTGGTATTTTACCATCAGGAAAAGGAATTAACATACCCAAAAGGAGCCTGCCAATACCTTCTCTTACGGAAAAAGATAAAAGTGACCTTGAATTCGGGATTGAACATGATGTAGATTACGTGGCTCTGTCATTTGTAAAAAATAAGGATGATATTCTTGAGCTTAAGGAAATTATACGCGCGAAAAACAGAGATATTCCCGTTATTGCTAAGATTGAAAAGCATGAAGCGCTGAATAATCTTGAGGATATTATAAAAACCGCAGACGCTATTATGGTGGCCAGGGGAGATTTGGGCGTTGAAATACCGCTGGAACAGGTCCCTCTGGCTCAAAAGAAGATCATTCATCTGGCTAATTCTTACTGTAAGCCTGTTATTACCGCCACCCAAATGTTAGGCTCTATGGTCACAAATTATAGACCAACCCGTGCAGAGGTTACTGACGTAGCGAATGCTATTTTTGATGGAAGCGATGCAGTTATGCTTTCCGAGGAAACAGCTAAAGGCCGATATCCCATCGCATCCGTCATTATGTTATCAAAAATTGCTAATGAAATAGAACCTGCTTTAGTGAGAAAAGAAAACTTCGAGACATTACGGATACCGGACAGTCCGATTACCGTACCCGATGCAATAAGTATTGCAACATGCCAGGTTTCTAATAATCTCAATACAAAAGTTATCATTACCGCTACACAGACAGGAAGTACTGCGCGATTCATTTCTAAATACCGTCCCAAACAGCATATTCTTGCAGTAACCACATCATTACATACCTATAGAAGACTTGCACTCGTATGGGGAGTTACTCCTATCGTTACGGAACCCATACAAAATACTGATGACATGATGAAAAAAAGTATAGAAGCCGCTAAGCAAGCTGGTTACATCAAAGAGGGTGAAATGATTGCCTTCACCGGTGGAGTTCCTATCTGGAAGCCAGGCTCTACTAATTTGTTAAGGGTTTTTTAG